The Cohnella abietis genome has a segment encoding these proteins:
- a CDS encoding ThuA domain-containing protein produces MSIRVTVWNEFRHERNNPQVTSVYPEGIHEALRSGLSAYGFTIGTATLDEPQHGLTEEVLNSTDVLIWWGHQAHDEVDDAIVQRVQDRVLNGMGLIVLHSGHYSKIFKRLMGTSCALKWREADEKERLWVVKPTHPIAAGLPEYFELEQEEMYGEFFDIPDPDELVLVSWFEGGEVFRSGVTYSRGLGKIFYFRPGHETYPTYYREPVVRVIANAVNWAADERGVAPFYGNAQPLEKISRKVNE; encoded by the coding sequence GTGACTGTATGGAACGAGTTCCGTCATGAGCGCAATAATCCACAGGTAACGAGCGTTTACCCTGAGGGCATACATGAGGCATTGCGAAGCGGACTATCCGCCTATGGTTTCACTATTGGTACAGCAACACTAGATGAACCCCAGCATGGTCTCACTGAGGAAGTGTTGAACAGTACTGATGTGCTCATTTGGTGGGGGCATCAAGCTCATGATGAGGTTGATGATGCCATCGTTCAGCGGGTGCAGGATCGTGTGCTGAATGGGATGGGCTTAATCGTGCTTCACTCGGGGCATTACTCCAAAATCTTCAAGAGGTTAATGGGTACATCCTGTGCGCTCAAATGGCGAGAAGCAGACGAGAAGGAGCGCCTTTGGGTCGTTAAGCCGACCCACCCGATAGCAGCTGGGTTACCGGAGTATTTCGAGCTGGAGCAGGAGGAAATGTACGGTGAATTTTTCGACATACCCGACCCGGACGAGCTTGTTCTAGTTAGCTGGTTTGAAGGTGGCGAGGTATTTCGCAGTGGAGTGACCTATAGTCGGGGGCTGGGGAAGATTTTCTACTTCCGCCCAGGTCATGAAACGTACCCGACCTATTATCGGGAGCCTGTTGTCAGGGTCATAGCGAACGCGGTGAACTGGGCGGCAGACGAACGGGGCGTTGCTCCATTCTATGGAAATGCGCAGCCGTTGGAGAAAATTTCTCGTAAAGTGAATGAGTAG